A single window of Toxotes jaculatrix isolate fToxJac2 chromosome 4, fToxJac2.pri, whole genome shotgun sequence DNA harbors:
- the LOC121181089 gene encoding beta-2-glycoprotein 1-like — protein sequence MAPTLALLLLCQVALYTTVTSKKVCGRPSITEGIDKATLKRVYEVGEEVTLTCEQGYMPSVANPQRITCTATGEWTQSNLACSPKMCPIPRPLQPLAMGRTEAPFRSVLNFTCDDGYVIQGANHSRCLHDGTWSNPAPLCKAVNCRLPSPPRDGRIVHNKPITGSTTTYGQSWTYECNPPKAPSYERGSCMANGSVTEPPVCRDVSCPIPVGIPNGIITFAVMRQHGYKEKVKYACNEHYVLEGEAEIQCQNTGNWSSKPVCRAPCTVGIKRGRIFYNAKKLWIADLKPNRVLHGEHVVFYCLNRAEECGYPVASTCNNGTLPIPECFEEPGRVEYTLKAKSLPSEITMCAASPPASPTSPTARSA from the exons ATGGCTCCAACTTTGGCTTTGTTGCTCCTCTGCCAAGTGGCTTTATACACAACTGTAACATctaaaaaag TTTGCGGCCGCCCATCTATCACTGAAGGGATTGATAAGGCGACCCTGAAACGTGTGTATGAAGTTGGAGAAGAGGTGACCCTCACATGTGAACAGGGGTACATGCCTTCAGTGGCAAACCCTCAAAGGATAACCTGCACGGCCACAGGAGAATGGACACAGTCAAATCTGGCATGTTCCC CCAAAATGTGCCCAATCCCAAGACCTCTGCAGCCATTAGCAATGGGGAGGACAGAAGCTCCATTCAGGAGTGTCCTTAACTTCACATGTGACGATGG GTATGTCATTCAaggagccaatcacagcaggtGTTTACATGATGGCACCTGGAGCAATCCAGCACCTCTCTGCAAAG CTGTGAACTGTCGTCTGCCCAGCCCACCCAGAGATGGAAGAATTGTCCATAATAAGCCAATTACTGGATCCACCACCACGTATGGGCAAAGCTGGACATATGAGTGTAACCCACCTAAAGCACCAAGTTATGAGAGGGGATCCTGCATGGCCAATGGAAGTGTAACTGAGCCACCGGTGTGCCGAG ACGTGAGCTGCCCCATTCCAGTAGGTATACCAAATGGCATTATCACCTTTGCTGTGATGAGACAACATGGCTACAAGGAGAAGGTTAAATATGCCTGCAATGAGCACTATGTTCTGGAAGGTGAGGCTGAGATACAGtgccaaaacacaggaaactggTCTTCCAAGCCAGTTTGCAGAG ctCCCTGCACAGTTGGCATCAAAAGAGGCCGTATTTTCTACAATGCCAAGAAGCTCTGGATCGCAGACCTCAAACCCAACAGAGTCCTCCATGGAGAACACGTTGTCTTCTATTGTCTGAACAGAGCTGAGGAGTGTGGTTATCCTGTGGCCAGCACCTGTAACAATGGAACCCTCCCCATTCCAGAGTGTTTTGAGG AACCAGGCAGGGTGGAGTACACCTTAAAGGCCAAATCCCTTCCATCTGAAATCACAATGTGTGCTGCTTCACCACCTGCAAGCCCCACAAGCCCCACAGCAAGATCTGCATAA
- the LOC121181412 gene encoding beta-2-glycoprotein 1-like, translating to MERVVTLFLLCPFVFFTTVTSQQDDVCFRPEMAASIEMSGVQRYFNPGAELVLSCKPGYTPVSGPRKIVCTASGQWTKTRLMCIPKLCPYPDPLSNGELYYEDTVYQSTINYTCHEGYVLNGASSAVCQADGTWSVPVPACRPVSCGLAPIPQSGIIIYDKTIRGNTTDYGVTGTYKCLPPYVLIGDARAECTASGTWTKTPECRVVTCPPPENINEGYMSSNEQRDYDYMETVKYGCHGHYVLEGSLQIVCQKNGNWSEKPSCKAPCSVGIQRGRILYKGRKLWIKELDPNRILHKEIVSLYCLDKARGCGYATPTQCIDGNLKIPECFEQPSSLDYNLHSGSLPSEIQQC from the exons ATGGAGCGCGTAGTgactctgtttctgctgtgtccatttgtgttttttaccACCGTGACATCCCAACAAGATGACG TATGTTTCAGGCCTGAGATGGCTGCCAGCATTGAGATGAGTGGAGTCCAGAGGTACTTTAACCCTGGTGCAGAGTTAGTGCTGTCCTGTAAACCAGGATACACCCCTGTGTCGGGCCCTCGGAAGATTGTTTGCACTGCAAGTGGACAATGGACAAAAACCAGATTAATGTGCATAC CAAAACTGTGTCCTTATCCTGATCCACTGTCTAATGGAGAGTTGTACTACGAAGATACCGTGTACCAGAGTACAATCAACTACACTTGTCATGAAGG GTATGTGTTGAATGGAGCCAGCAGTGCTGTGTGCCAAGCTGATGGAACGTGGAGCGTACCAGTACCAGCGTGCAGGC CTGTGTCCTGTGGTTTGGCTCCAATTCCACAGTCAGGGATAATAATTTATGACAAGACGATAAGAGGGAACACCACTGATTACGGCGTCACAGGGACGTACAAGTGTCTGCCTCCATATGTACTTATTGGTGATGCGAGAGCGGAGTGCACTGCCAGTGGCACCTGGACCAAGACACCCGAATGCAGAG TGGTGACATGCCCTCCCCCGGAGAACATCAACGAGGGCTACATGTCAAGCAACGAGCAGAGAGACTATGACTACATGGAAACAGTCAAATATGGCTGCCATGGACACTATGTACTGGAGGGAAGCCTGCAGATTGTTTGTCAGAAGAATGGGAATTGGTCTGAAAAGCCATCCTGCAAGG CTCCTTGCAGCGTTGGCATACAGAGAGGACGGATATTGTACAAAGGACGAAAACTCTGGATCAAAGAACTGGATCCTAACAGAATCTTACACAAAGAAATCGTCTCACTCTACTGCTTGGACAAGGCCAGGGGGTGTGGATATGCAACGCCAACCCAGTGCATCGATGGAAACCTCAAAATACCTGAATGCTTTGAAC AGCCCAGCAGTCTTGATTATAACCTTCATTCGGGTTCCCTTCCTTCAGAAATTCAACAGTGCTGA
- the nol11 gene encoding nucleolar protein 11-like, translating to MAALYEGYTLCGLVPAQNLSHSGIQGIEQERDSDHVVVTDSTRSVTLYKVSDQKPLGSWTVKQGQTLTCSAVFNSQTKEYVVISDNKVIRIWKEEDLLLDKAFKATVSSDVWRVHCVHGGEPVVLFQRGAVRLLDSLLSAPQQPIEEVLAQEEAIRWSTNIVAETQQLIIFTTEQKGDHFLYLQRLNPNTLQRYRLEREEPGLAPFSFSASYRDKHIRLLYLYPNGHVYQSVVSVRGLGTEEGTQALPLPRSLLLGLPVGEGLLEAASALVLDEAHVAVVGVPHPSAGAGKDFLCIWNTNFQTLQAGKEMAGKIYGQLWCYSNKLFIPHGKTLSVIPFVCPKSSLASALGKLRQAKTEDSKAPASVPSWNNILHGEKAQPSRTVETRKTRTNRKTQSTPCLTIDQVLALIKTAPAEDVQKEVEGFLSRSDIQGLQPSVGQLVSILVSRSLSDPAFYTPSTLAQLVHTQCLCHSVCPDLLLLALEKKDYFLCQLCLQFFPDIPEAVTCACLKAFISMPDVDAEKVSLEPDSVSFMESLISREHGQAGLQNGFSPASFDEDRSDALSEGGAIMKTKEEDKEKTSTPSEQICPVGLHKAVLLNEVLQSAYGDSFLLPHLKDLSPQHVVLFLQYLQFLYLKYSQDAFPQMHGLRSPSLAQILDWVCLVLDAHFTVLVMTPEAKGLLLNLHSFVKSQVRLVSELGKIEGSLQELNKMKVKKDDGQYSIEVIELF from the exons ATGGCCGCGCTGTATGAGGGATACACGTTGTGCGGACTTGTTCCAGCTCAAAATCTGTCACATTCAGGTATTCAGGGCATCGAACAGGAGAGGGACAGCGACCATGTCGTCGTCACGGACTCAACCAGATCTGTCACGCTGTACAAG GTGTCAGACCAGAAGCCGCTGGGCAGCTGGACGGTCAAACAAGGTCAAACTCTGACCTGTTCAGCAGTCTTCAACTCACAGACCAAGGAATATGTGGTCATCTCAGACAATAAG GTGATCAGAATTTGGAAGGAAGAAGACCTACTCTTAGACAAGGCCTTCAAAGCAACT GTGTCATCAGATGTCTGGAGGGTCCATTGTGTACACGGAGGGGAGCCAGTGGTCTTGTTccagagaggagctgtgagACTGCTggactctctgctctctgctccccAGCAGCCCATAGAGGAAGTCCTAGCTCAAGAAGAAGCCATCAG GTGGAGCACCAACATAgtggcagagacacagcagtTAATCATCTTCACAACTGAACAG AAAGGAGATCATTTCCTCTACCTGCAGAGACTGAACCCCAACACCCTACAGAGGTACCGGCTGGAGAGAGAAGAGCCTGGTCTCGCCCCATTCAGCTTCTCTGCCTCCTACAGGGATAAACACATCCGCCTGCTTTATCTCT ACCCTAACGGTCATGTGTACCAGAGTGTGGTCTCTGTCCGGGGCCTGGGAACTGAAGAGGGGACTCAGGCTCTTCCACTTCCCCGTAGCCTGCTGCTGGGTCTTCCAGTCGGTGAGGGCCTGCTGGAGGCAGCATCAGCCCTGGTCCTGGATGAAGCCCATGTAGCTGTTGTGGGGGTTCCACACCCCTCTGCTGGAGCTGGTAAAG ACTTTCTCTGCATCTGGAATACCAATTTCCAAACGCttcaggcaggaaaagagaTGGCGGGTAAAATCTATGGGCAG CTGTGGTGTTATTCCAACAAGTTATTCATTCCACATGGGAAAACCCTGTCTGTTATACCATTTGTGTGCCCCAAATCTTCCCTGGCCTCTGCACTGGGGAAACTCAGGCAGGCCAAGACTGAAG ACTCCAAAGCTCCAGCTTCTGTACCATCTTGGAATAACATTCTGCATGGAGAGAAAGCTCAGCCCTCTCGAACAGTGGAGACCAGGAAGACG AGAACAAACCGTAAGACTCAATCAACACCTTGTTTAACGATTGACCAAGTTCTGGCGCTCATCAAg ACAGCTCCAGCAGAAGATGTCCAGAAAGAAGTGGAGGGGTTTCTATCCCGATCAGACATTCAGGGTTTACAGCCTTCAGTGGGGCAGCTGGTATCAATCCTTGTGTCCCGGAGCTTGTCTGATCCAGCCTTCTACACTCCTAGCACCCTGGCACAGCTAGTGCACACTCAGTGCCTCTGCCACAG TGTGTGTCCTGACCTTCTGCTGTTGGCCCTGGAGAAGAAGGATTACTTTCTGTGTCAGCTCTGCTTGCAGTTCTTCCCTGACATCCCTGAGGCTGTCACCTGTGCCTGCCTCAAGGCCTTTATTAG TATGCCAGACGTCGATGCAGAGAAAGTGAGTCTGGAGCCTGACAGCGTCTCCTTCATGGAATCCCTAATCTCTAGGGAGCATGGGCAGGCTGGTTTGCAGAATGGTTTTAGCCCCGCGTCCTTTGACGAGGATCGCTCAGACGCCCTCAGTGAAGGTGGTGCTATCATGAAGACCAAAGAAGAAGACAAGGAGAAGACTTCAACTCCATCAGAACAGATCTGTCCAGTGGGATTACACAAGGCTGTTTTACT AAATGAGGTCTTGCAGTCGGCGTACGGCGACAGTTTCCTCCTCCCACACCTAAAAGATCTCTCCCCCCAGCATGTTGTT CTTTTCCTCCAGTACCTGCAGTTTCTCTACCTAAAATATTCCCAAGATGCTTTCCCACAGATGCATGGATTGAGATCACCAAGTCTGGCTCAG ATCCTGGATTGGGTGTGCTTGGTGTTGGATGCCCATTTCACAGTGCTAGTGATGACTCCAGAGGCTAAAGGCTTACTGCTGAACCTCCACAGCTTTGTTAAGTCTCAG GTGAGACTGGTTTCTGAGCTTGGAAAGATCGAGGGCAGCCTCCAAGAACTCAATaagatgaaagtgaaaaaggATGACGGACAATACTCCATTGAAGTCATTGAGCTGTTTTAG